AGGCTGCCCTCAAGCTCGCGAATGTTCGACTGGATGCGATGCGCCAGGAAATCGATCACCTCGTCGGGCACGCGCACATTCAGCGACTCGGCCTTGCCGCGCAGAATCGCCGTCCGCGTTTCAAGATCGGGCGACTGAACATCGACGATCAGGCCCCACTCGAAGCGCGAGCGCAGCCGCTCTTCCAGCGTCACGATCGCCTTGGGCGGCTTGTCGGAGCTGATCACGATCTGCTTGCCAGCGCCATGCAGCGTGTTGAACGTGTGGAAGAACTCTTCCTGCGTTGCCTCTTTGCCGGTGATAAACTGAATATCGTCGATCAGCAGCACGTCGATGTTGCGATAGCGCAGCCGAAACTCTTCGGTATTCTGCCGCCGGATCGCGTTAATCAGATCGTTGGTAAACTTTTCCGACGAGACATACAGCACGCTGACTTCGGGATTGGCATCCAGGGCATAGTTGCCGATCGCGTGGAGCAGGTGGGTCTTGCCCAACCCCACGCCGCCGTACAGAAACAACGGATTATAGGCACTCGCGGGATGCTCGGCCACAGCCAGACAGGCTGCGTGCGCGAGCCGGTTGGACGAGCCGACAATGTAGGAGCTGAAGGTATAGCGCGGATTAAGCATCGCCATACGTGGCGTCGGCAGCTCAAGCTGCTGCGCGCCAGCGTTATGCGAGCGGGTCGAGGTATAGTTGCCGCTCAGGTAGCCCGTCGCTCTGCCTGCGTAGCCGTTAGGCTTGGGCACCTCGCGATCCTCGTCGGCGGCAGGCGGTGCGTCCCCACTTGCCCCGATCACCACCTGCACCTGCACGGGATAGCCCAGGATCGTGTGCAGCGTGTCACGGATCGGGGTGACATAGCGCCCTTCCAGCTTCTCACGTGCGAAAATGTTCGGCGTCCCGATAATCGCCTGGTTATCGGCCAGATCAACGAGCGTAGTTTCTTTGATCCAGGTATCAAACTCACTACGCGGCAGTTGAAGCTGGAGATCGCCGAGCGCCGCCTGCCAGATTTGTTTCGTATTCAAAGATGCCTCCTACATACTACCGGCCAATGCGAGGGCTGGTACACGCCGCACAGCGTTGTGTGTAGGGATATTGAGCATTAAGAGCGTCAGGTCAATCACCTGAACGTGACGGCGATCATACTCGATCAGCGGCTAATCTTCAAGAGGAAAAAGGGTGCTCTTGCATAAGAGTTTTTTATAGTAGTCCCTGAGTTGCCTATAGCGCCCGTGATTGAAGGCGGTGTAAAGTGGGGAAAATTTTGGATAAGTTATCCCCAGGCATGTGGATAACGTCCGACACTTTGATTAAGTGATTGCTAAGCGCGGCTTTACAATCACTTAATCTTTGATCGGGCCATCGTAGAATAATCCACGAGTTATCCCCAGGTCTGTGGATAACTCGCAAAGCCTGTGGAAAACCTTTGCTGCAAACTGAAGATTACAAGATTATGACTCGTCGTGTTTACCATAAAGATTTTCGATATAACGGAGCGACAAGATCCGATACCGCCGCTTACCAGGCCAGCGTGAGGTCGCCGGTGGCTGTGGTGCTGAGATCGATGTAGCGGCTTTCGCGGGATCTGACGATCGGCGGCGTCTGGCGCTGGCCGTTGAGCACTGCCTGCACCGTGTCGGGCGCTTCCGCAGGCAGCAGCACGTGCAGATCCACGCTAGCGCCGCTGCCGGTCCAGCTCAGGCGCAGCCCATCGGGCGTACGCTCCCAGCGGTAGGCCACGTAGCCATTCGAGGCACCGTAGCGCACCGTCACCGTGGCGGAGTCCACCTCGCGAGTGCTCGACCAGCGCGGCGCGATCGTCGCGCGCGAGAAGCGCACGTCCTGGTCGGTGACGCCCGCCGCGCCCTCGATCAGCGCCGCCAGCATCGCCGACGATCCCCACCCATCGGTAGGGATCGTCGCAGCGCCCGAAATGCCGGGCTGCCCGATCGGGTGATACCACAGGTAGGACGCGCCAGTGCCCGCGATCAGGCTGTAGTAGCGCTGCAAAATATCGAAGCCGTACGCCTCGTGGCCGTGGCTGAACGCACCGCGCGCCAGCTCGCCGCCGACCAGCGGCATGATTCCACCGTTGACGTACTCACCCGGTCGATGGCCCTGAGCATGTTCGGGCATGCTTGTCACGCCGGCAGGAAACGGCGGATCGATCGAGTACCACTCGGCAAACGACTGATCGGGCGGGCGACGACGCGCCTGGTACTCGCTGATGATCGCGTCGGCCCGCTCCGGCGTCATGCCCTGCCGGTTGAGCGCGTACGCATTCGAGAGCGAAAGCTGCTGCGCCTCGTCCACCGGCACCTCAACGGGCGTGAGATGGACCATGTGACGATAAAACGTGCCGTTCCAGGCCAGTGCGTTGAGCCGCTCGATCAGGCTGCGCGACTCCGCCCGCCAGTGCGCGGCGCGCTCGCCGTCGCCGAGATGCTCGTACATACGTGCCAGCAGCTCTATCGCGTGGGCGTAGCCGGTGTTATCGCCGTGGAAGATCGACCACCTGGTCTGCTCGTCGATCCAGTGGCGCGGCGCGACGTTGCCGTCGGGTGAGATCGTCGGCTGACCGATCTCAAAGTCCCAGGTGTCGATCGTGAACGGACGCTTAACCAGGCGGTGGTTCTGATCCCAGCGCTGCGGATCGGTCATGGCGTAGCTCAAGCCGCGCTCCATGGCCGCGATCTGCCGTCTGAGCCAATCGTCATCGCCGGTTGCCTGCCACGCGCGATACACGCCCTCGATGAACAGGTATTCCAGATCGGCCTCGACCTCCTTGCGTCCGTGGACCGGGCCGAAATCGAAGACGCCAAGGTAATCGTCGAACGCGCCATTCGGTCGCTGCAACCGCCGAAACTGATCGAGCAGGCTGGTCATATCCTGCTCCCAGTAGGCATAGCCCTTGCCCTGATGCACATGGTCGCGCAGCCAGAGCAGCGGATTGTCGGGCGAGCGATAGCCCCGCACCGCGTGCCCGTCGAAGGCGTACTCGGAGATGTCCTGGTCCATGAAGGCCTTAACACGCGGGATTAGCTCGTCGAAGCGCGGCTCGCCCGTTACGATCGCGGTCGTCGCATCCAGCCGAAACACATCGGTTGTCACCCCGGCGATCCGCCCATCGATCACCACGACCGCGCCGTGCGGGCCGAGCGCGCCGCGCGCCTGATGCTCGACCTCGGTCTGGCTGGCGTCGAGCGTGACGCCGCTGGTCCAGAACTGACCGCGCGTATCGCCCCAGAAGACCGTTGCCGCGCCGCTGGCCTCGGTTTCGAGCACCGCGCGCACGGTTTGAAGCGGCTGAATCGTTTGATCGGTGCGCTTGAGGCTCGCGCGCTGCGGGGCCGGTGTGGCCTCAGACGCGCGCAGCAGCGAGTGAGCTGGAAGCCGTGACAGCGCCTCGTCGCCCAGCGGCGCAAGCTGCGCCGGGCCTCCGGCAGGCTGCTCGAAGCGCGCCCGCTCGAAATACTGCGTCTGCCCGCCGTCGCGGCTGTACACCTCGGTCAGCGGCATGCCAAGCACCGTCTCGCCGCCATACTGCTCCCAGAACGTGCGGAACGCGCCGCAGAGATTGTGGCCGGTCGCGTCGAAGAAGAGGCACGTCGAGTCCGCGCGCGGCGTGTCCGGCTGCGTTTCGATACGCTGCAAGGCCAGCGACTCCGCGCCGAGATCGCCCAGCCGAACCTGACCATCGCCGGTCAACTCGAAGCGCGCCCGCTCGAAATACTGCGTCTGCGCGCCGTCGATCCAGAGCTCCTCGGTCAGGGGCAGGCCAAAGGTTGCCACGCCGTCATGCTGCTGCCAGAACGTGCGGAACGCGCCGCGCAGCGTATGGCCGTTGGCAAAGCCCAGCGCATCGGGCCTGGGCGTGGGCGTGACGACCGGCGTCGGCGTTGGCGCAACCTCCACCGGAATGTTCGAGCAGGCGACAAGGAGACAGAGCCACAGGCTGCATCGGAGCAGCGCCAGCCGCCGCATCAGTAATACCACCTGCCACGCGGAATCAGCGCGTCGAGATTGCACAGCGCAGCCTTGAGCGCGTCGATATCCATGTCGGGGCCGGGCTTCGCCGCGATCGTCTGCACCCAGAAGCTCTCGTCGATGATATGCAGCGGCACCAGACCGGCCTTTTCGACATAGAGCCGAATCTCCTCGGCGGTGCAGAACTGGTTGCGGTGCGCGGGCTTGACCTGCTTGTGGCGGTGGTGCTCAAGCTCCCAGATGAAGCGCTCCCAGCCTTCGGGATGCAGCAGGTTCCAGGTATCGAAGTAGAGCAGGCCGCCCGGCGCGAGGATGCGCTGAAGCTCCTGCAAGTACAGGAACAGATCTTCCTTGTCCATGTGGAACAGCACCAGATGCGAGTAGGCGCGATCGATGCTGTTGTCGCGCAGCGGCAGCGCGGTGCGGCTCAGCTCGTGAAACTGCACGTTCGGCAGGTGCGCGGTGCGGCGGCGCGCGATCTTGAGGATCGACGAGGAAATATCGACGCCGTGCCACTGCCCGACGCGCGGCGCAAGCTCGCGGCCCACCCTAGCAACGCCGCAGCCTAGCTCCAGCACACGGTGGTCGGGCTCGATCGCCAGGGCATCGACCAGCCGTTGCGCCATCTCGCGCCCGGTGCGCTGGAGCGTCGCCTCGTCGGGCGAGCCGTTCATCATCGTAAAGGTCCAGCCGGCGTCCTTCCCGACAGCCTCCCACGCCTGTTTATAGCCTTTATTCTTGCGGGCAGTTTCGGCGCGGTAGATGCGGAGCGCGCGGATCGGATGCTGCCAGTAGCGTCCCTCGATGAATGCCCGAACCATCTTTTGGTTGATCACTGTCATCCGTACCTCATGTACAATTATCGGGCGAAATTGTACCATGCTCCCAAATAGCAACCGATCGAGCAGATTCCACAGAGATTGTATGACTGGCACACGCACCACCATCGCAATCGGCGCAGCGCTGCTGTGTTTGTTTAGCGGACAGCTCTTGTTCGCGCTGCACCCGTCGCTGCTGGCAGACGTAATGCTGCCGCTCGGCGTCGGGCTGCATGTGGCGGGGCTGGCGCTGGGCTGGCACGGCTTCCGCCAGGAAATCTGCGACCGGGACGGACAGCCGCCGCGACATCTGCAATGGATCGCGCTCGGCGGCGTGGCTGTGCTGGCAGCGGCGCTGCGCCTCCTGTGGCTCGACACCGTGCCCTTCCGCGTGGACGGCGACGCGGCGGCGTTTGCGTCGAGCGCGGCGAACTTCTTGAAGCCGGAGCCGCCGCCGCTGATCGGAACGGGCTGGCAATCACACACCAACCTCTACTTTTTCTTCGAGTCGCTGGCGCTGCGGCTGTTCGGTCGCTCGGCGCTTGGGCTGCGCTTCCTGGGCGCGATCGGCGGCACGCTCAGCATCCTGGCGATCTACGCGCTGGGGCGCTCGCTCTGGGACTTCTGGACTGGCTTCTGGGCCGCGCTGATCGTGGCGGCGCTGCCGTTCCATCTGGTCTTCTCGCGTGTGGGCACCGAGGTTATTCACATGGCCTGGCTGCTGCCGCTGGCGATCTGGGCCGTCTGGCGGGGCTGGCAGCGCAACGCCTGGCGCTGGCTGCTGCTCGGCGGCGCGATCACCGGCCTGAGCCAGTATTTCTATCCGGGCGCGCGGCTGATCCCGATCCTGGTCGTGGCGCAGATCGGGCTGCTGACGCTCTTTCCACCCGACGGCGCGCGCTCGTGGCGGCGCGGCGGCGCGGCGCTGCTGTGGATCGGAGCGGGCGTGCTGCTGGTGTATGGCCCGATGATCGCCTATTTTGCCAAACGTCCTGAGATCTACACGGCGCGTGTCTCGATCGTCAACATCTTCTCGTCGGGCTGGCTGGATCACGAGCTAGCGCGGCATCCGTGGTGGCTGGTGCTCGGCGATCAGCTTCGCCGCGCCTATCTGCCGTTTCTGTTCCCGATCGGCGGCCCGCCGCTGTGGTACGTCTGGCCGCAGTATCTCGGCCCATTCGACGCAGCGCTGTTCGCGCTGGGATTGATCGGCGTGTGGGCTGCCCGCGATACCGCGCGCTGGCTCAAGCTCTTCCTGGCGTGCTACCTGGGCGTGGGCATCCTGCTGGGCGGCGTGCTGACGATCGACACGCCGATGCCGAGCCGCTACATCACCTTTGTTCCGGCGGTCGCGCTGTGCATGGGCTACGCGCTGGATCGGCTGATCCGCCAGTTTCGCGCGCCGCTGCCGCGTCCGCAGCGTAAGCTGGAGTTGGTCTTTGCAGCAGGCGCGGCCTGTCTCTACGTCGGCGGCGGCATCTACAGCTACCTCCAGCACGACACGCGGGCGATGTGGGATAGCGATTACACCGGACAGACCGCGACCTACGCCGCGCGCTACCTGCAAGCGCTGCCGGAGCAGGATTTCGAGATCGTATTCCTTGAGACTGACTGGATCTACTACGAGGCCAGCCCGGTCCTGAAGTTTCTGACGGATAAGCCGGGGCGTAACATCGAAGAGGAGCTGAGCTGCGAGACGCTGACGGATACGGTGCGGCAGCCCTACACGGTGCTCCTCGCGCCCGAAGACCGGCTGGAAGAGCTGCGGCAGTTGCATAAACGTCTCACTTCGTCGGAGCTGGTCGTGCTGCACAATCCCAAAGGCAAGCAGATCATCGGCATGTTGCACGTGCGCATCCCGCCGAACAACGCGCCGCTGTGTGTGTCCGATCGCTGAAGTTTCGCCTTTTTTGTGACCGTAGGTGTCACAGGTGTGTGCAAAGCTGCTACCTCCCAGCAACAGGAGGATTGTATGCGTGTTGGCATCGCTCTCAGCCCGACCGGCGATTGGCCCGCGATTCTCAAGGCGGCGCAGCTTGCCGATAGCGCTGGCCTGGATACGGTCGGCTTCTGGGATCACTATCACTCGGAGCGGCCCGAATGGGCCTATGTCTGTGGCTGGTCGGCCTACGGCGCGCTGGCGTGCGCGACCACGCGCATCCATCTGCTGCCGATGGTCATCTGCCGCCTCAACTACACCACGGGAGTCCTTGCTAAAGAAACATCGGTGCTGTCGATCATCAGCGGCGGTCGGTTTGAGCTAGGCATCGGCGCAGGCGATTATCCGGTCGAGTACCGCGCGTGGCACCAGCCCTTTCCCGACGCGACGACGCGGGTCGAGACGCTGGAGGAGACGATCGCGGCGCTGCGCCTGATATGGCGGGGCGAGCTGACGACCTACGAGGGCAAGCACATCCAGCTTACGGATGCCGCCTGCACGCCTGCGCCGTCCGCACCGCCGCGCGTGATGGTCGGCGTCGGAGGATCGCGCCACATGATCCGCAGCGCCGCCACGTACGCCGACGAGATCAACATCTACAACGACGAGGCGCTGCTGAGCTATACCCAGGAAGTCATCGCCGAGTCGGGGCGGGCCGTGGACGTATCGGTCTTTTTGCACTGGCAGCGCTGGCCGGAGCATCTCGCGGACGAGCTGAAGCGCTGGGCTGATCTTGGCGCTGCGCGCGTCATCGTCAACATCGGCTACGACGCCGATCTGTCGGGGCAGGTCGC
The sequence above is a segment of the Herpetosiphonaceae bacterium genome. Coding sequences within it:
- the dnaA gene encoding chromosomal replication initiator protein DnaA, translated to MNTKQIWQAALGDLQLQLPRSEFDTWIKETTLVDLADNQAIIGTPNIFAREKLEGRYVTPIRDTLHTILGYPVQVQVVIGASGDAPPAADEDREVPKPNGYAGRATGYLSGNYTSTRSHNAGAQQLELPTPRMAMLNPRYTFSSYIVGSSNRLAHAACLAVAEHPASAYNPLFLYGGVGLGKTHLLHAIGNYALDANPEVSVLYVSSEKFTNDLINAIRRQNTEEFRLRYRNIDVLLIDDIQFITGKEATQEEFFHTFNTLHGAGKQIVISSDKPPKAIVTLEERLRSRFEWGLIVDVQSPDLETRTAILRGKAESLNVRVPDEVIDFLAHRIQSNIRELEGSLNRVVAFANLNRQSISVELASTALSELLENSRRQRITTEAILESVSKYYGVDTKILKGRQRSRNIVVPRQIAMYLMREETESSLVEIGSALGGRDHTTVLHGCEKIAEQLNTDSRLRSDVLEIRNRLYNGNAPAM
- a CDS encoding class I SAM-dependent methyltransferase, producing MTVINQKMVRAFIEGRYWQHPIRALRIYRAETARKNKGYKQAWEAVGKDAGWTFTMMNGSPDEATLQRTGREMAQRLVDALAIEPDHRVLELGCGVARVGRELAPRVGQWHGVDISSSILKIARRRTAHLPNVQFHELSRTALPLRDNSIDRAYSHLVLFHMDKEDLFLYLQELQRILAPGGLLYFDTWNLLHPEGWERFIWELEHHRHKQVKPAHRNQFCTAEEIRLYVEKAGLVPLHIIDESFWVQTIAAKPGPDMDIDALKAALCNLDALIPRGRWYY
- a CDS encoding glycosyltransferase family 39 protein, whose product is MTGTRTTIAIGAALLCLFSGQLLFALHPSLLADVMLPLGVGLHVAGLALGWHGFRQEICDRDGQPPRHLQWIALGGVAVLAAALRLLWLDTVPFRVDGDAAAFASSAANFLKPEPPPLIGTGWQSHTNLYFFFESLALRLFGRSALGLRFLGAIGGTLSILAIYALGRSLWDFWTGFWAALIVAALPFHLVFSRVGTEVIHMAWLLPLAIWAVWRGWQRNAWRWLLLGGAITGLSQYFYPGARLIPILVVAQIGLLTLFPPDGARSWRRGGAALLWIGAGVLLVYGPMIAYFAKRPEIYTARVSIVNIFSSGWLDHELARHPWWLVLGDQLRRAYLPFLFPIGGPPLWYVWPQYLGPFDAALFALGLIGVWAARDTARWLKLFLACYLGVGILLGGVLTIDTPMPSRYITFVPAVALCMGYALDRLIRQFRAPLPRPQRKLELVFAAGAACLYVGGGIYSYLQHDTRAMWDSDYTGQTATYAARYLQALPEQDFEIVFLETDWIYYEASPVLKFLTDKPGRNIEEELSCETLTDTVRQPYTVLLAPEDRLEELRQLHKRLTSSELVVLHNPKGKQIIGMLHVRIPPNNAPLCVSDR
- a CDS encoding LLM class flavin-dependent oxidoreductase; translation: MRVGIALSPTGDWPAILKAAQLADSAGLDTVGFWDHYHSERPEWAYVCGWSAYGALACATTRIHLLPMVICRLNYTTGVLAKETSVLSIISGGRFELGIGAGDYPVEYRAWHQPFPDATTRVETLEETIAALRLIWRGELTTYEGKHIQLTDAACTPAPSAPPRVMVGVGGSRHMIRSAATYADEINIYNDEALLSYTQEVIAESGRAVDVSVFLHWQRWPEHLADELKRWADLGAARVIVNIGYDADLSGQVAEVAEARPR